The DNA window TGGAAGACACCCAGGATGAACTGGACCGTCTCTACGACCGCCTGGGCGGGCTTAAGAGCTCCTTAAACTCCATGTCGGACCGGATTAGCCAGGGAATTACGCCGGAAGAGCAGAAGCAGCTGGCGGCCGCAATCAGCCAGCAGACGGCGGAAATCCAGCAGATTCTTGAAATCCTGGGCGGACAGCTGGGAGGAAGCACAGGCGCCTACAATCTGGCGGCCGCAGACCTTGAGGAGCTGGAAGAAAGCCTGGAATCGGCGGATTCCTTCCGTTATAACAGAAAGAAAAAAGCGGAGGCCGCTTCTGACAGTTCCGGAGCAGCGGATAACACTGGCTCTGCTGATCATGCAGGAACAGCCGATAAGTCCGGCTCCGTCAACAATACCGGAGCAGCGGATAACACCGGCTCTGATGATAATGCCGGAACAGCCGACAAAGCCGGAGCAGCGGATAACACCAGTTCTGCCGATAATGCCGGAACAGCCGACAAAGCCGGAGCAGCCGATAACACCAGTTCTGCCGATAATGCCGGAACAGCCGACAAAGCCGGAGCAGCGGATAACACCGGTTCTGCCAATAACGCAGGAACAGCCGACAAAGCCGGAGCAGCGGATAATTCCGGCTCTGATGATAACGCAGATACATCTGACAAATCGGGAGGATCCGATCATTCCGATTCTACTGATACAGCCGATAAATCGGGTTCCCCGGAGGACGCAGACATTCAGGCTTTTGGCGCAGTGGACATTCAGGCTTTTGGAACGGCAGCCGATATCAATACACTTTCGGGGGGACCTTCCGGACTTCCGGGAAGCGGCGGCGTCAGTGACGATGATTTTGAGACGTGGAGCGAAGAACTGGATCCTTATGCAGACAATGTGGAGGAAGTTCTCCAGTCGCTTTCGGGAACGTCTTATCCGGCCGAGGTCGGAGCCATTCTTCAGAAAATCCAGGCCATGATTGGCGATGGCACGGCAGTGCAGCAGTCGGCGGGCCAGGTAATCGGAAAGATTAACGCCGTGTGCAGCGACGTGGGAAATGTCGGTTCCAAGACGGCATCCACCGTATCGGCTCTCAGAAGCGTTACGGATGAACTGATCAATCTGTTAGACGACACCAGGGTCCTGATTGACACTGCGGACAGCTATGTTCCCTCCATGCTGGATGCGCTTTCGGATACGCAGGAACTGATGAACCGTCTGACCAGGGCAATGGGCAGCACGCATGATATGCTGAGCCTGGTCAATTCCACGATGATAGCCGCAGGCGATTCTCTTGACGCAGGCACGAAGAACAGCCTGGAAGGCCTTCAGGGACTGCTGGATAAGAGCCTGACCACGCTCGACAGCATCACATCGGTGAGGACGGCCAGCGAGGGAATGAAGGATACACTGGACGAACAGCTGGACAAATATGAGGATGAAAATAACTTCCTGAACATGGATCCGGAGGCCGATAAGATTTCCTTTACTTCCTCCAAGAACCCGTCGCCCCACAGTCTGCAGATTATACTCAGGACAGACGAAATAAGCGATGACGACGAAGCCACCGATATTTCCGATATGGAAGATGCGGAAAATGAGGAGGCAGGCCCGTTCACCAGAATGTGGAGAGTGATTACAAAAATATTCCATGCGGTGATTGATATTTTTACAAACAGATAATAGAAGATGCGCAGGGGGCAGCCGGAAAGCGGATGCCCCCTGTTGGTTTTTAAGCGGAATTTGCAATGGCCTAACCGATATTCATATGTCGATATTTCAAAAAAATACCGAAATAAACTCCTTGCATAAAAACGGATGTATATTATAATAGTAAAGTAAAATGTAATTATCCCGCGAGCGGGATTCTTTGTTTCAAGTACGGGCGGCTTTGCCGCATAAAGATAAAGGCCTTTCTGGCAGAAAGATGGTAAATAGGATGAAGGAACGGAATAGAGCTGTCAATGAGGCGGCAAAATATCTGGATCAGATACCGAAGTTTTCCAAAGAGAAGCACACTGTTGAGATGGTCAGGGAAATGCTGAGAATTCTGGGAAGTCCCCAGGATGATATGAAGATCGTGCATATAGCCGGAACGAATGGCAAAGGTTCCGTCTGTGCGTTTCTCTCCTCTGTTTTCAGGGAAGCCGGATATACGGCGGCCGTATTCACATCGCCCCATCTGCTTTCCATCACGGAGAGATTTGCCTTTAACGGTAAAGATGTGGACGACGAACTGTTCTTATATGCATATCGGAAAGTCCGGGACGCACAGGAAGAGTTTGAGAAGATTGGAGCGGGACATCCGTCCTATTTTGAGTTCCTGTTTTTGATGTTTATGGTGATGGTGAAGAAGTCACCCTGCGATTACGTAGTACTGGAAACCGGGCTTGGCGGCCGTCTGGATGCCACAAACTGTGTGGAACATCCTCTGGCCACCGTGATTACATCGATCAGCCTGGATCACATGGAATACCTGGGAGACACGGTAGAGAAGATTGCCGGAGAAAAAGCCGGAATCATCAAACAGGGTGTCCCCGTAATATACGATAACACGTCGGCTGAGGCGTCGGCGGTGATTAGAGCTAAGGCGGAGGAGATGGGCAGCAGGGCCTGGCCGGTGGACAATACGTCCTACAGCGGCCTGGAGCTTGACGGCGGCCATCTGAAGCTGAGGGCAAAGCAGGCGGACGGTGGGAAGGAGCATGCCCTCGATATCCCGTTTGCAGCGGAATACCAGGCGGTTAATTCCATGCTGGCCTTCCGTACGGCCGAGATCCTTGGGATTGACGCGGAAGTAATCAGCCGGGGCATCGGACATGCCGTATGGCCGGGGCGCATGGAACAGATAATGGAAAATGTATATCTCGACGGAGCCCACAACGAGGGCGGAATCCGCGAGTTTGCCAAAGCGGCCAGAGCTATCGCAGCGAAGCGTGGAGGCGGCAGAAGAATCCTTTTATTTGCCGTAGTTTCGGACAAAGAGTACCGTGAGATGGCCGAAATCCTCTGCCGGGAATTTATGCCGGACGTGCTGATATTGACCCAGATTGAGTACGGCCGCGGTCTGGATATCAGAAAGCTGGACGAGGCCGCCCATGATGCATGGAAGAAAGTGGACAGCCTGCTCGGACGGACGGAAGCCGCGGGCAGGGCTGACGGAGAAAGCGGCCATGATATCCGCGTAATACCGACGGTAGCGGAGGCGCTTAAGGAAGCGGTAAGGGAGAAAAAACCGGAAGACACCGTTTTCTGTGCAGGTTCTCTTTACTTAATCGGAGAAATAAAAGATGTGCTGAGGAGGAATGAAGCATGAGTGACGAAGCGTTGACAATTGATTTTGATGAAGAGATAGAGCGTTTTAAACCCAGCCTTGAAGTGGAAGATATCGGCGAGGCAATTGTAAAAAGCGATTTAACAGACATGTCCGATATTATGATAGAACTTTTAAAGAGAATAAGAGAATAGGCGGTAAGAATGGATCAGATGAAAAAAATCCGCCTTGTTTCCAACAGCTTTTATAATGCAGGGCTGGAACTGGCGGGAAAAAGGGATTTAACAGGCGCGGTGCAGTATCTGCAGAAGTGCCTGAACCTGAATAAATACCATATTGAAGCAAGAAACCTGTTGGGATTAATCTACTACGAGATGGGCGAAGTGTCGGAAGCGCTTGTTCAGTGGGTTATCAGCATGAATTTCCAGGAGAATGACAACAGGGCGGACTATTACCTCGGGCAGATACAGAGGAAGCCGGAACGCCTTGAACTGGCAAGCCAGAACGTAAAGAAATACAATCAGGCGCTTTTACAAGCGCAGAGCGGTAGCGACGATCTTGCGGTGCTGCAGCTGACACGCGTCGTTGAAGCCAATCCCCGTTTTGTCAAGGCCCATCTGCTCCTGGCTCTTCTTTATATCAGCCATGAGGATTATACAAAAGCGGGCAAGTCGCTCTACAAGGTGTTAAAGATTGACAAGAATAACCCCAAAGCATCCTGGTATATGTCCATTGTCAAGGCAAGGACGGGCAAGGCCGAGATAGAGCGCAGGAAAATCAAGAATGCATTTTCCCACAGGCAGATGCAGGATGACGATGTTATTATCCCGCCCAGCTATAAGGAGAATACGGGATGGCAGTCCGTCCTCAACATTGGGGCAGGACTCCTTCTGGGAGCGGCCGTAATCTTTTTCCTGGTAATGCCTGCGGCTGCAAAAAAACTGAACAACGAGCATAACCAGGAGATTCTTCAGTATAATGAACAGTTAAACCAGAAGAACGAAGAGATAAGCAATTTAAACAACAGCATTGTGACTTATAAAAGTGATAAGGAGTCGGCGGAAGAACAGCTGAATAACTTCTTAAACAGCAATGAAAGCGTCGTAAACCAGTACAGTATCCTGGTGAAAATTCTACAGGCGTACAGGAGCAACAATCTGACCGAGGCGGTTTCCCTCTATGCCGGATTTAACCCGGCTCTGTTTACAGATGAGACGGATCTTGCCATCGCCAATTCGATCAAGCAGGATATTGAGACAAACGGCTACCAGACGCTGGAAGATCTGGCCTATACGATGTGGTCGGCCGGAAGAATGAGCGAGGCTCTGAATTATTATCAGACCTGTCTGAACATCAGGC is part of the [Clostridium] symbiosum genome and encodes:
- a CDS encoding folylpolyglutamate synthase/dihydrofolate synthase family protein — protein: MKERNRAVNEAAKYLDQIPKFSKEKHTVEMVREMLRILGSPQDDMKIVHIAGTNGKGSVCAFLSSVFREAGYTAAVFTSPHLLSITERFAFNGKDVDDELFLYAYRKVRDAQEEFEKIGAGHPSYFEFLFLMFMVMVKKSPCDYVVLETGLGGRLDATNCVEHPLATVITSISLDHMEYLGDTVEKIAGEKAGIIKQGVPVIYDNTSAEASAVIRAKAEEMGSRAWPVDNTSYSGLELDGGHLKLRAKQADGGKEHALDIPFAAEYQAVNSMLAFRTAEILGIDAEVISRGIGHAVWPGRMEQIMENVYLDGAHNEGGIREFAKAARAIAAKRGGGRRILLFAVVSDKEYREMAEILCREFMPDVLILTQIEYGRGLDIRKLDEAAHDAWKKVDSLLGRTEAAGRADGESGHDIRVIPTVAEALKEAVREKKPEDTVFCAGSLYLIGEIKDVLRRNEA
- a CDS encoding tetratricopeptide repeat protein, with protein sequence MDQMKKIRLVSNSFYNAGLELAGKRDLTGAVQYLQKCLNLNKYHIEARNLLGLIYYEMGEVSEALVQWVISMNFQENDNRADYYLGQIQRKPERLELASQNVKKYNQALLQAQSGSDDLAVLQLTRVVEANPRFVKAHLLLALLYISHEDYTKAGKSLYKVLKIDKNNPKASWYMSIVKARTGKAEIERRKIKNAFSHRQMQDDDVIIPPSYKENTGWQSVLNIGAGLLLGAAVIFFLVMPAAAKKLNNEHNQEILQYNEQLNQKNEEISNLNNSIVTYKSDKESAEEQLNNFLNSNESVVNQYSILVKILQAYRSNNLTEAVSLYAGFNPALFTDETDLAIANSIKQDIETNGYQTLEDLAYTMWSAGRMSEALNYYQTCLNIRPDNPKVIFNMGMINRSQGQTETAIQLFTQIVTQFADSEYAGKARTQLAELAPQSEAAGAPGQTAPNQTPAATEPQGTGGTAGGAGTGGAGTTAPETQPETAAGNAGETQAGSEAPGNGGAAEESSAAGEGQD